In Vanacampus margaritifer isolate UIUO_Vmar chromosome 9, RoL_Vmar_1.0, whole genome shotgun sequence, the following proteins share a genomic window:
- the mlf2 gene encoding myeloid leukemia factor 2 isoform X1, which produces MFRFLNDVDDDPYMLDPFAAHRQQMRSMFGPFSMDPFALAPQIQAPRVPRRQAGALTPFGMMGMGTHCLQGGGFMDMFGMMGEMMENMERMSGSPNCQTFSSSTVISYSSMDSGAPTMYQQTHQTRHGPGGIRETRQSMRDSESGLERLAIGHHIGERAHIMERSRNRRTGDREERQDYINLDETEAEAFDTEWRTQAGRYAPPSARGLDYGRDRRAGGQQLALTAPPSSTTPPGNRHDSPRHHPPQSRPRYDW; this is translated from the exons ATGTTTCGATTCCTGAATGACGTCGATGACGACCCATACATGCT AGATCCATTCGCCGCTCACAGGCAGCAGATGAGGAGCATGTTTGGACCCTTCAGCATGGACCCCTTTGCACTGGCGCCGCAGATTCAAGCGCCTCGTGTACCACGACGACAG GCTGGTGCGCTGACCCCGTTTGGCATGATGGGAATG GGCACACACTGTTTGCAGGGCGGAGGGTTCATGGACATGTTTGGCATGATGGGGGAAATGATGGAAAACATG GAGAGGATGTCCGGATCACCCAACTGCCAGACCTTCTCCTCTTCCACAGTGATTTCCTACTCTTCCATGGACTCCGGGGCTCCTACGATGTACCAGCAAACCCATCAAACAAGACACGGCCCAGGAGGG ATCCGCGAGACCCGTCAGTCCATGCGAGACAGCGAAAGCGGCCTGGAGCGTCTGGCCATCGGCCACCACATTGGCGAACGCGCACACATCATGGAGCGCTCGCGGAACCGCCGGACCGGAGACCGCGAGGAACGGCAGGACTACATAAACCTGGATGAGA CCGAGGCCGAGGCATTCGACACCGAGTGGAGGACTCAGGCGGGGCGATACGCTCCCCCCAGCGCCCGGGGGCTGGACTACGGCCGAGACCGACGAGCAGGGGGCCAGCAGCTGGCTCTCACCGCGCCGCCCAGCTCCACGACCCCGCCAGGAAACCGGCACGACTCCCCCCGGCACCACCCGCCCCAGTCCCGCCCCCGTTACGACTGGTGA
- the mlf2 gene encoding myeloid leukemia factor 2 isoform X2, giving the protein MFRFLNDVDDDPYMLDPFAAHRQQMRSMFGPFSMDPFALAPQIQAPRVPRRQAGALTPFGMMGMGGGFMDMFGMMGEMMENMERMSGSPNCQTFSSSTVISYSSMDSGAPTMYQQTHQTRHGPGGIRETRQSMRDSESGLERLAIGHHIGERAHIMERSRNRRTGDREERQDYINLDETEAEAFDTEWRTQAGRYAPPSARGLDYGRDRRAGGQQLALTAPPSSTTPPGNRHDSPRHHPPQSRPRYDW; this is encoded by the exons ATGTTTCGATTCCTGAATGACGTCGATGACGACCCATACATGCT AGATCCATTCGCCGCTCACAGGCAGCAGATGAGGAGCATGTTTGGACCCTTCAGCATGGACCCCTTTGCACTGGCGCCGCAGATTCAAGCGCCTCGTGTACCACGACGACAG GCTGGTGCGCTGACCCCGTTTGGCATGATGGGAATG GGCGGAGGGTTCATGGACATGTTTGGCATGATGGGGGAAATGATGGAAAACATG GAGAGGATGTCCGGATCACCCAACTGCCAGACCTTCTCCTCTTCCACAGTGATTTCCTACTCTTCCATGGACTCCGGGGCTCCTACGATGTACCAGCAAACCCATCAAACAAGACACGGCCCAGGAGGG ATCCGCGAGACCCGTCAGTCCATGCGAGACAGCGAAAGCGGCCTGGAGCGTCTGGCCATCGGCCACCACATTGGCGAACGCGCACACATCATGGAGCGCTCGCGGAACCGCCGGACCGGAGACCGCGAGGAACGGCAGGACTACATAAACCTGGATGAGA CCGAGGCCGAGGCATTCGACACCGAGTGGAGGACTCAGGCGGGGCGATACGCTCCCCCCAGCGCCCGGGGGCTGGACTACGGCCGAGACCGACGAGCAGGGGGCCAGCAGCTGGCTCTCACCGCGCCGCCCAGCTCCACGACCCCGCCAGGAAACCGGCACGACTCCCCCCGGCACCACCCGCCCCAGTCCCGCCCCCGTTACGACTGGTGA